The Bos javanicus breed banteng chromosome 21, ARS-OSU_banteng_1.0, whole genome shotgun sequence genome includes a region encoding these proteins:
- the PGPEP1L gene encoding pyroglutamyl-peptidase 1-like protein isoform X2, with protein sequence MLPQTKDYWGLPEAERGKELSKLGLGNDMEVELQTLQLPVDYREVKQRVARIWEDLQPQLVVHVGVDPAAKAIFLEQCSKNRGYRDADIRGFRPECGVCLPDGPEVIASEVSMKAVSRRAAVQGVEVAFSRDAGRYVCDYAYYLSLHHGNGCAALIHVPPLSPWLPASLLGKALQVLIQEMLEEIKKARAQNQKLSLCSSSQGESTGGLLL encoded by the exons ATGCTACCACAAACCAAGGACTACTGGGGGCTGCCAGAAGCTGAAAGAGGCAAG GAACTCTCCAAACTGGGCCTGGGGAATGACATGGAGGTAGAGCTGCAGACTCTTCAGCTGCCGGTGGATTACAGGGAAGTGAAACAAAGGGTCGCCAGAATCTGGGAAGATCTTCAACCACAA CTCGTTGTGCATGTGGGCGTGGACCCCGCCGCCAAGGCCATCTTTCTGGAGCAGTGCAGCAAGAACCGAGGCTACCGAGACGCCGACATCCGGGGCTTCCGGCCCGAGTGCGGCGTGTGCCTTCCGGATGGGCCAGAAGTGATCGCGTCAGAGGTCAGCATGAAGGCGGTCAGCAGGCGGGCGGCAGTGCAGGGCGTGGAGGTGGCCTTTTCCCGAGACGCAGGTAG GTATGTCTGCGATTACGCCTACTACCTGTCTTTGCATCATGGAAACGGGTGCGCGGCCCTCATCCACGTCCCTCCATTATCTCCTTGGCTGCCCGCCAGCCTGCTGGGGAAAGCCCTGCAAGTCCTCATCCAGGAAATGCTGGAGGAGATTAAGAAAGCCCGGGCTCAAAACCAGAAGCTCAGCCTTTGCAGTTCCAGCCAGGGAGAATCAACTGGGGGACTGCTCCTTTAG
- the PGPEP1L gene encoding pyroglutamyl-peptidase 1-like protein isoform X3: MEVELQTLQLPVDYREVKQRVARIWEDLQPQLVVHVGVDPAAKAIFLEQCSKNRGYRDADIRGFRPECGVCLPDGPEVIASEVSMKAVSRRAAVQGVEVAFSRDAGRYVCDYAYYLSLHHGNGCAALIHVPPLSPWLPASLLGKALQVLIQEMLEEIKKARAQNQKLSLCSSSQGESTGGLLL; this comes from the exons ATGGAGGTAGAGCTGCAGACTCTTCAGCTGCCGGTGGATTACAGGGAAGTGAAACAAAGGGTCGCCAGAATCTGGGAAGATCTTCAACCACAA CTCGTTGTGCATGTGGGCGTGGACCCCGCCGCCAAGGCCATCTTTCTGGAGCAGTGCAGCAAGAACCGAGGCTACCGAGACGCCGACATCCGGGGCTTCCGGCCCGAGTGCGGCGTGTGCCTTCCGGATGGGCCAGAAGTGATCGCGTCAGAGGTCAGCATGAAGGCGGTCAGCAGGCGGGCGGCAGTGCAGGGCGTGGAGGTGGCCTTTTCCCGAGACGCAGGTAG GTATGTCTGCGATTACGCCTACTACCTGTCTTTGCATCATGGAAACGGGTGCGCGGCCCTCATCCACGTCCCTCCATTATCTCCTTGGCTGCCCGCCAGCCTGCTGGGGAAAGCCCTGCAAGTCCTCATCCAGGAAATGCTGGAGGAGATTAAGAAAGCCCGGGCTCAAAACCAGAAGCTCAGCCTTTGCAGTTCCAGCCAGGGAGAATCAACTGGGGGACTGCTCCTTTAG